ATGCTGGACGTCGGCTGCGGAACCGGCGAGCACGTGATGCTGGCGGCGAGCCACGGTGCGGAGGCAATGGGAGTGGACGTGGCGGAGCTGGCCATCGAGCGCGCGCGGGCCAAGGCGCTGCAGCGGGGCATCAGCGCGATGTTCGAGGTCGGGGATGTGCTGCACCTCGACCGGTTGAGGCGGCAGTTCGACGTCATCACCGACAGTGGCGTGTTCCATGTCTTCGACGACGAGGAGCGCCCGGTTTATGTCAACAGCCTGAGGTCGGCCCTTCGGCCCGGGGGGATGTACTACCTGATGTGTTTCAGCGACCGCCAGCCCGGGGACTGGGGCCCGCGCCGGGTGTCGCAGGCCGAGCTGCGCGCTGCCTTCGTGGACGGTTGGTCGATCAGGTCGATAGACCCCGCGAAGTTCGCCGTCACGATCGACGACAACGGCGCCCAAGCCTGGCTCGCAACGATCGAACGCCTCTGATCAATTCCCCTCGGCCTCTTGTGGGCACGGGAATCGGGGCTGGACGCCGGGAGAGGCGCGTTTATAGGACATTCGGCTCCAAAATCCCATCATCACCAGGACGAACAGGAAACCAGCCGTCCCGGTCAAATAGACGCCGGGTGTTGGCCTTCCCGTTCCTCTGGGGATCCTCGCATTGCCAGCCGGCCGCGCACCAGGGCTGGCTCGTCGTTTGGGGATGTTTGGCGCGACTGTGCAGTGGACTGATTAGTACTCGCGGTCGATCTCTCGGTCGCTAACGGGTCTGAGAATAGACTCGTGCTCCGTAAAGTATGTATCCGATTCCTACGAATATCAGGATGTACTCACCGACAAAAACGGCAGGCGGAGGGGGAATAGTGAAGAAGAACTTAGCCTGGTCAGCAGGAGGCAGGAGGAAGGAAAGCGAGGCGTCTATTACCGCCAAGACGCCTGCGAGCTTCGCTCTTCGAAGGAACAGCGAAACCAACCCGGCAAGCGGAATCAACAAACCGACAGTGATGAAGAACCCCGCGAACGCCGGGGTCCGCAGTTCGTGTATACGAGTCTCGACTCCCAACGGAGTCAACAGGAAGCCGAGAACAAAGCCCAGCCCAAACAAGACTGCCAGTATTCCCTCTGCTCTGCTGAACGACGCAATTGTCTTGGATAACGAGGTCATTTCTTAATTCCGCCCTTGCATCCTCTCACTATGGCCACCGACCGCTGCCTCCACGGACAGCCTCCAGGTTGCCAAAGCGTTTCGCCAGCCCCTCAACGCTGATCGCCGACTCGCGTCCGTTTGCTGGAGTGGACCCGGGCTCTAGG
This is a stretch of genomic DNA from Candidatus Dormiibacterota bacterium. It encodes these proteins:
- a CDS encoding class I SAM-dependent methyltransferase codes for the protein MAQHPSWNSVYEGSPPWDIGRPQPDFVRLADAGKFHGHMLDVGCGTGEHVMLAASHGAEAMGVDVAELAIERARAKALQRGISAMFEVGDVLHLDRLRRQFDVITDSGVFHVFDDEERPVYVNSLRSALRPGGMYYLMCFSDRQPGDWGPRRVSQAELRAAFVDGWSIRSIDPAKFAVTIDDNGAQAWLATIERL